The sequence below is a genomic window from Acetivibrio clariflavus DSM 19732.
TATAACCACCAAGTTTGTTTTTTCTTATAAATAAAAGCATAGTCCCTCCAACCCACAGTATCAATGAGAGGGCAGCCACATCATTAAAGCTGAAACTAAAGTAATTATTAAGCATGAGATATATTAAATTCCACTGGGACAGTTTCTTGGGAAACAGAGGAAAATAAAGATGCTTCCAGTATTCCATGGACATTCCGTCAATGTTTCCTGAAACTTTACTGGTATAAATAAAATAGCAAGCTCCAAAACTTACCAGAGCTACCGCACCGAAAACCGCAGAGCTTATAAAGGCTCTCAATAATTCCTTCAGTTCACCTTCATTCTTCGAAATCTTACGAGCTATAAACCCAAATATACCAAAAAAGAAATTATAACAGGTAATTGCGCCGATAACAAAAATCGACGGAAAGGAAATCCATACGGCAAATATGCAGAACAAAGCATATACCCATGCAGGAATATCTTTATCCTCATAAAGTTTGTAAAGATACAGAGCTGCTATGGTAAAAAACGCATCCGGCATATAGGGTTTCAATTCTGTTGAATAATAAATAAGCGGCGAAACGGTGGCATAAAAGGCTGTTCCCAAAAGCGGCCTTCTAAAACCTGACCTTTTAATAAGAAGATAAAAGAGTCTAATGGAAAATAAACCCGTCAAAAATGAGTATAGCCTTAATGCCCGTTGTGAACTGCCTAAAACAGTAATAAAAAATTTTACAATTAAAATAAAGCCAATAGGTGCACTTTGCGAATAGTCCAAGGGCTTAAATAGACCGCTAAATCCCCTCTGTACTATTCCGCTGGCAAGCATGGCTTCATCATACCAGAGGGTTCTATCCTGGATGTATGATCCCAATCTAAACAAAATCCCCATTGCTATTACAATCATATACAATATCGTCGTAAATTTTACAGGCTTTTTTACTTCCTTTAAACTCAGTTCTATTTCTTCATTCCTTCTCGGTAACATCTAATTTTTCCTTTCTATGAGTAAAATACCTAATTACTTTTGACATCGTACTTGCCCAGTGCAGCCCTTAGAAGAATTTTAAAAAGGAGTAAATTGCCTTTAAAAAAGCTGATTTTAGTTGGAATTTTCCCATGTTTGGGATAGCTTCTCCGGACCGGGATTTCAATAGTTTTCATCCCGATTTTCGGTGCTTTGACAGATAAATAGGCCAAAAGCTCATAGGTATCAAACACATCGCGAAAGGGCTGAACCTCCTCATGAGTAAGAAAGCGTCTTGAATAAGCCCTGAACCCGTTTGTTGTGTCGGTATACCTGAAACCTGCCGCTAAAGAAATAATGGGGGCATGAATTAATTTCACGGCCAGGTGCCTGGTTATGGGAGTGTTTTCAGCTACTCCGCCTTTGATGTATCGTGACCCCTGAACCATATCATAGCCTTTGTTTAGGTATTCAATAAACAGAGGTATGGATTCCACACTGTCCTTGCCGTTTCCATCAATGGTAACAATACCGTCATATCCACGCTTCAATGCCCACCAATAGCCCATCCTGAGCTGTGCACTAAGTTTACCCGGTCCCTTTTTTACAAGAAGTGTGTTTACCCCAAGGGATTCTAACCTGGTGTTCTCAGTGGAACCGTCTGTTGACCCTCCATCGCACAATATAACGTCAATAATTTTATCAATACCTAATTCATTAATCCTTTTAAGCTGTCCAATAATCCTGTCACCCTCATTAATGACCGGTACACAAAGACAATACCTGTTTTCCTTGCCTTTGAATTCAACTGTTTCATACTCAGGCACCTGTTCTTTCATATTCATCATTTCTCTCCAACGATTTTTTAAGATTTAATCCCGCTGTATATTTTACATCATTCTCCAAATACATCAACCATATAATTCATTATCCGTTCCACAATATCAAGCGAGTCGTCTTGATCTTTTTTCATTTCAATGGACACAAAGCCTTTATATGACTTTTCTCTCAAAAGGAAAGCCAGTTCACGATGTTCCTGTCTTCGGCAAATGGGTAAAAGTCCCGGTTCACTAATGTGAACATGGTTTATATAATCCACATAGCCGGCAATTTCATCTGTACTTTCCCCATTGGCAATAATGGTTCCAAAATCAAGATTTACTTTAAAGCCTTCACAATTAACATCCTTTACCAATCTTACAGCTTCCCTTGTGTAGTTTATAAAATTTGTCCCGTACATGGAAGGATTAGCCTCAATGGATATAACAGTGCCTTTCTTTAAGGCATATTCTGAAAGTACTTTAAAAAAGTCCACAGCAATCTCATAATCTTCCTCTTTAGTCAACCACCGGTTCTTCGGGCAGCCGAAAACCATGTTTTTACACGAAACTGCCGCTGCAAAATCAACACCTTTAAACAAATAACGGGTAATACTTTCACGGTTTTCCGGGCTTTCAAAGATATTTTCCGTTCTTCCGTAAAGTATTGACTGCATACTGCAAATCTCGAAATTGTAAAGATTTTTTAAGTCTTTTGCATGTTTTTCAGCCTCATCTATCCGATCATAAGGCCTATCGCCAATTAGTCTTGTAGGTGCTATTTCCAGGCCGCAAAAGCCGTATTTTTCCATAAGTTTATAGACTTCCAAATCTTTATTGGCATCCCAAGCTATATTAGAAATTGCAAGTTTCATAGTGATTCCCCTATAAATTCCTTAATATCCTTCAATACTGCATCTTTATCGGCAATATATCCTCTCATTCCGTTAAACAGTCGATAGTGTACAGTATGTATATCATACTTTACGGGAGTGTTTAAAAATTCGTTTTTAAATTCCTTTCCGTAAATGTACTTATACAGCTCACCGGAAGAGACTGGTTCTGTCACAAGACATAAAAGGCGAATGTCGTTTTCTATCATTGTTTCAATATGAGACCAAAGGTTCTTTAAATTATAGAACTGGTATGTATTTCTGGAATCTGTAAAAGACAGAGCATTAAAACTGGAATTCTCAAAAAACTCTTTTAAAACGGACTTTATTTCTTTACTTACTGGTTTTAGCTTGTAGAAACCGTTTTCCTGCTTTGAATAACACTCCAAAAGGTCTATTGGCGAAACCTCCTGAAGTTCTGAAAGCTTTTCTTCTTTTATCATTGATGGAATAATACTTATCATGTCAAAAATGAAATTTTTTCTCAAATTTACTCCAAACAATCCAGGAAGCCTCAATATATGATAATCTTTAACGTTTTCTATTACCCATTTTTCAAGAATATAACGATTTTTTCCATAGGGCTGAAGCCCCTCAGTATCAACAACTGTGTTCTCATCTACTCCACGAGGCTCTTTATAAACATCAACAGTAGATATCAGCACAAGCTTTTCAAACTTCATCTTTTTAATATTTTCAATAGCCTGCATTATATGTTTTAAATCCTTATCCGGTTCATGGTTTGCAAGAAATTTTTCAGACTTTACACCGCTATATATTACAAGGTCATGCCGGGTATAAAAAGCTTCTTCTATATTGCCGGAGTTATATTGCTTGCTGAAATGGGTCTGCATAATTAAATTGGAGCCTATAAAGCCGCTATATCCCACTAAAGTTTTATCCACCAAGTTCCCCCCTAAAACTTCATTCTGCAAATCAAAGGCATAAATCTTCATATTCAAAATCACTTTTTTCCAAAAAGTTTCTTCAAACAGAGAGCATTATAACATCATTATTTGACCTTTTCAACCGATTCAAAAGTATATGTGTACTTTGAATTTTGAAGTTTTAAAATTAAGGATACAAATTTTATGACTATTGCAAACAAGGAAAAGAACCCTGTAAAACAGACCGACAGGAACAACATAATGGTTGTCCAGCCTTCAACGACTCTGTCATAGGCTATATATACAAATACGGTATAGCAAAACACGCAAATTGAAAACAATAACATCATTATGGCCATAAATATGGATATTTTCGGCACAATATCGGTGAAAATCATCAGATAGTTAAGGGCTTGGGACAGCCTTAATCTTGTGTCGAGCTTTCTTTCATGATCAATGTTCTTATTGGGCTTATACTTGTGTATATAGGTTTTAAGCCCTATGTTGTAGTATACCGCTTTTCTGTACTGAATAGATGTGTAGGAGTTGTTTATCCTGTTTACGGCCCTGCGGGACAAAACCCTGAATCTCTCGGTCCATAGCCTTAAGCGGTTTTGCGAATATCTCTTAAACAAGCTGTAAAAAGCTCTTGAGTCCCAGCGCTCTTTGACGTCAGGAGCCGCCGAAACAATGTCGAAGCCTTCCTGAGAATGCTTGTACACATTTATAATCTCTTTAAAGTCATAATCGGCAATAGGGCTGTCAAACTCAAAAACAAAGTCACCTATAGAAATATCCACGCCAGCTGTAATTGCCGCTTCAGTGCCATGGTAAAAACTTAAATTGATAATGGTAAAAGATATAGCTTCAAGCTTTGAAGCCGATTTTTTCAGCATTTCAACACTTCTGTCGGTTGAAAAATCATTGACAGCAATAATCTCATACTTTTCAAAGTTTTCCGAAAGTACGGCTGCAATGCCTTCAATAAATTCACTTATATATTTTTCATGATTCCTCACATATACTACTGCGGAAACTACTTTCTTTTCCTTATTCACAAGACCCATAATCACAATACCTCTTCCAAATCATATACTGTACTTATCTTTCCCGACAATACACTAATGAAGGTGGGATTGTCCCAATACTTTCTTATTATTGTCGGTCTTGAATCGTCAATCTCCGATGACAACAAAATCGGTTTCATTGAATATAGGGATTTGTAAAAACTGAAGTCATATTGGCTGCGCAAATACTTTTTTGCTATTCCCGACATATATGACCAGGAACTTGGCGGCCTAAATTCACAGATATTGCAATTGAAAAGCCTATTTTCACTGCACAGAGGATTATTTTTTTGACACTCAAAAAGCGGCAGATTTTCATGGCAGCTCATATGCGGAGTAAAAGTAACAGAAGTAAGAGAATGAAGCCCGGTTTTACCAAAGGGCATTATAGAGAAAAAAGGTCCATCCATTACGGTTATTCCAAGTTTTTTCAGGTTTTCCCCAGGATGGCATAGTATTACTTCACAAAGCTCATATTTTATTTTAAAAGGTTCAAACCCCGCAATTGTGTTGATCTGATTTGCAGATGCATAGGTGGCATTCAGAATGTATCCGGTAGATATTGTATTTTCACCATCTATATTTATATAAAATTCCCTGGAACTTCTCTCAATACTTTCTATTTTTACATTGAACTTCAGCTCAACCTGTGGAAATTTTTTTATTTCTTCCAAAAGATAATCTCTAAGAATTGCAGAATCATATGTATACTCTTCAACTTCAAAGGCACCGTCACACATGCCCGGATTAAAGAACTCACCGGGGTCAATTTCAATACACTTTATATTGGCATTCTTACAAAATTTCTTAAACTGTGCTGCACTGGTCCACGAGTATTTTGAAGATGTAGCATATATCTTTTTAAAGGATGAATTTATGCAAAACTCAAACTCTCTATTGAACTTCTGAAAATATTCCGTAACACTGTTAACTGTTGACAAAGAACGGGGATAATGATAGCCATTGTGCACCCGGGCTTGATTTATATATGTAGCACGCAAAAAAGGGCCGTTTTCGCATTCAAGTACAATAACATTATAACCTTTTCTTCCGCAAATCAGAGCCCCATATAAACCATATAAACCTGCACCAATTATAACCCTATCGTAATACCTCATTTACACCCTTCTTATCACAATGCCTTAAAATCCCTATTTTATACATTTTATTACAAATTATTTTCCGGATAAAAACCCCTATACTATCATTTTAGCTTTTTTTACATAATTATTCAAGCACCGCAGTACAAATAATAATCCATAAAACTACAAAAGGGGCTGTTGCATTACAGACTAATAATCGTAATGCAATAGCCCCTTTTTATTTAAAATTAATATATTTTATCCTTAAAACGTTGTCTTTTATTTGTTGATCCTGAAAAAAGGGTATACTAAATAAACGACACACACTTCGCTAATTATACAATAAATATTTTTTATGTTTATGCTGTCTTTATTGGATGTAAATACGTGGCACATCGTTGTGATTGAATTTTGTTATGCAGTTTGTTTACATTATGTGCTAAAGCAAGAAGAATGCATTCTGCTAAGATGTTCTTTTTGCCTCTACACAAGAAACGTCTGAATCCCATATCTTGTTTTATTTCTCCAATAACCCCTTCGACCTGAATACTCCGATTTATTCTGAGTTCGATTCCTTCTTCACTGAGGATTCTTTCTAAGGCTTCCTCACGTTTTTGCTGGAATAATTTAGATACCTCAAGACGTTTAGTCCGTTCTTCCAGCGGTTTTTTGCTGTTTCCCTTAATGCATTTTGATTTGAAAGTACATTCACTACAATCTTCACATGTGTAGCAGGTTTTCTTACTTATATATCCTGTTTTGCTTTTACTGAACTTTATTCCTGTTACTACAAGCCTTTTTCCGTTACTACATATGTAAATATCCTTTTCTTTGTCATATATCATATTTTCCTTTATGCTAATATCTGCTTTATACTTACGTGTCCTACTAACTTCATAATTGGATGGTTTAATAAACGCACGTTGGTTGTTTTCATCAAGATAAACGTAATTTTCCTCACTTTCATACCCTGAATCAGCAACTATATTTTTGTAAGTATACCTCAAATGACTTTTGATACTGTTTAAGAATGGTATTAGAGTGGTTGTATCTGTAGGCTGAGGACCAGCACTTATCCATACTATGTATTCAGCATCTACTCCAAACTGAATATTGTAACCAGGTTTTAATTGCCCATTCTTCATAGCATCTTCTTTCATTCTCATGAAGGTTGCATCAGGGTCTGTTTTTGAAAAACTATTTCTCTCTCCCATGGTATGTAAATGCTTATTATATTTCTTAAGTCTTGATATGTATTCATCCAGCTGTTCCAATGTTTTTTGGAGAGGAGATTTTCTTTTTCCTATTCCATAGACAAATTCGATATCTTCATCCTTTTTTATTTTGCATAGTTTACGCCTAAGCTTTTTTAGATGATACATTTTGATTTTATCTCCATATACAATTTTAAATCCGTAATCTTCTTCTGCTTTCTTAAAAAATGCAGGAATCTTATCCATAAGTTTTCGCTGATTTTTAGTAACAGAACCTTTCCAAACAAAAGTATATTTGTTTGAAGAAGCTTCAATTTTTGTCCCATCAACAAAAAGATTCTTCATTGAAAGTTCTCCACATTCAGCAAGTATTTCAGTAAATTGTGCCATAAGATTTTCTGAAACAGGTGCAAAATGAAGGCTCCGAAATCTCGCTATTGTTGTATAATCTGGAGCAGGAGACCCTTCAAGAAGGTACATAAAGTTGATATCTCTCCTACAAGCACTTTCAATTTTTCGAGTAGTATAACAATTATTCATATATGCGTAGAGCATGACCTTCAGCATCTGTGTTGGGGTTGCTTGTTTTTTCCTTATACGGGAATAGGTCTTATATAATTCTGTTAAATCCATCTCCTCCACTATCTGACCCAGCAACCTGACAGAATCATCATTAGGTATCATGTACTCAATATTTAACGGCAATTTTAATTGATAGAAATCACCGCGAATGGTATAATCTTTATGTGTTAAATTATTTAGTGGCATAAATACATTTTACACCAAATTCCGGACTTTTCGAAGTCCGGAAT
It includes:
- a CDS encoding glycosyltransferase family 2 protein, with amino-acid sequence MNMKEQVPEYETVEFKGKENRYCLCVPVINEGDRIIGQLKRINELGIDKIIDVILCDGGSTDGSTENTRLESLGVNTLLVKKGPGKLSAQLRMGYWWALKRGYDGIVTIDGNGKDSVESIPLFIEYLNKGYDMVQGSRYIKGGVAENTPITRHLAVKLIHAPIISLAAGFRYTDTTNGFRAYSRRFLTHEEVQPFRDVFDTYELLAYLSVKAPKIGMKTIEIPVRRSYPKHGKIPTKISFFKGNLLLFKILLRAALGKYDVKSN
- a CDS encoding glycosyltransferase, which translates into the protein MGLVNKEKKVVSAVVYVRNHEKYISEFIEGIAAVLSENFEKYEIIAVNDFSTDRSVEMLKKSASKLEAISFTIINLSFYHGTEAAITAGVDISIGDFVFEFDSPIADYDFKEIINVYKHSQEGFDIVSAAPDVKERWDSRAFYSLFKRYSQNRLRLWTERFRVLSRRAVNRINNSYTSIQYRKAVYYNIGLKTYIHKYKPNKNIDHERKLDTRLRLSQALNYLMIFTDIVPKISIFMAIMMLLFSICVFCYTVFVYIAYDRVVEGWTTIMLFLSVCFTGFFSLFAIVIKFVSLILKLQNSKYTYTFESVEKVK
- a CDS encoding NAD(P)/FAD-dependent oxidoreductase, whose translation is MRYYDRVIIGAGLYGLYGALICGRKGYNVIVLECENGPFLRATYINQARVHNGYHYPRSLSTVNSVTEYFQKFNREFEFCINSSFKKIYATSSKYSWTSAAQFKKFCKNANIKCIEIDPGEFFNPGMCDGAFEVEEYTYDSAILRDYLLEEIKKFPQVELKFNVKIESIERSSREFYINIDGENTISTGYILNATYASANQINTIAGFEPFKIKYELCEVILCHPGENLKKLGITVMDGPFFSIMPFGKTGLHSLTSVTFTPHMSCHENLPLFECQKNNPLCSENRLFNCNICEFRPPSSWSYMSGIAKKYLRSQYDFSFYKSLYSMKPILLSSEIDDSRPTIIRKYWDNPTFISVLSGKISTVYDLEEVL
- a CDS encoding sugar phosphate isomerase/epimerase family protein, producing MKLAISNIAWDANKDLEVYKLMEKYGFCGLEIAPTRLIGDRPYDRIDEAEKHAKDLKNLYNFEICSMQSILYGRTENIFESPENRESITRYLFKGVDFAAAVSCKNMVFGCPKNRWLTKEEDYEIAVDFFKVLSEYALKKGTVISIEANPSMYGTNFINYTREAVRLVKDVNCEGFKVNLDFGTIIANGESTDEIAGYVDYINHVHISEPGLLPICRRQEHRELAFLLREKSYKGFVSIEMKKDQDDSLDIVERIMNYMVDVFGE
- a CDS encoding IS1182 family transposase, with translation MPLNNLTHKDYTIRGDFYQLKLPLNIEYMIPNDDSVRLLGQIVEEMDLTELYKTYSRIRKKQATPTQMLKVMLYAYMNNCYTTRKIESACRRDINFMYLLEGSPAPDYTTIARFRSLHFAPVSENLMAQFTEILAECGELSMKNLFVDGTKIEASSNKYTFVWKGSVTKNQRKLMDKIPAFFKKAEEDYGFKIVYGDKIKMYHLKKLRRKLCKIKKDEDIEFVYGIGKRKSPLQKTLEQLDEYISRLKKYNKHLHTMGERNSFSKTDPDATFMRMKEDAMKNGQLKPGYNIQFGVDAEYIVWISAGPQPTDTTTLIPFLNSIKSHLRYTYKNIVADSGYESEENYVYLDENNQRAFIKPSNYEVSRTRKYKADISIKENMIYDKEKDIYICSNGKRLVVTGIKFSKSKTGYISKKTCYTCEDCSECTFKSKCIKGNSKKPLEERTKRLEVSKLFQQKREEALERILSEEGIELRINRSIQVEGVIGEIKQDMGFRRFLCRGKKNILAECILLALAHNVNKLHNKIQSQRCATYLHPIKTA
- a CDS encoding glycosyltransferase family 39 protein, which encodes MLPRRNEEIELSLKEVKKPVKFTTILYMIVIAMGILFRLGSYIQDRTLWYDEAMLASGIVQRGFSGLFKPLDYSQSAPIGFILIVKFFITVLGSSQRALRLYSFLTGLFSIRLFYLLIKRSGFRRPLLGTAFYATVSPLIYYSTELKPYMPDAFFTIAALYLYKLYEDKDIPAWVYALFCIFAVWISFPSIFVIGAITCYNFFFGIFGFIARKISKNEGELKELLRAFISSAVFGAVALVSFGACYFIYTSKVSGNIDGMSMEYWKHLYFPLFPKKLSQWNLIYLMLNNYFSFSFNDVAALSLILWVGGTMLLFIRKNKLGGYTVLAVLFTLVASWLEQYPIQDRLLLFLVPFTILGILFFAEVLMDLLRWKFFEVVVFILIIALNYGSLKYTDVKNMYREGQEAAYLIYYLNNKIEEDEKLYIFANAVPIYEYKTGYKQGLTHFPEKVFEDGQLIYGCKYWNLKCEPYKYITTLDEERLKENVDSIIKYQKVYVLFYHYGADAEYYLINELRKYGTVTYFMNENETPLYYFVRYAHLN